Proteins from one bacterium genomic window:
- a CDS encoding sulfatase-like hydrolase/transferase, which translates to MVRRLLELCCLVALLSVECRSHETRKPHILLILMDTLRADHLGCYGYSRNTSPNIDAMAQNGIFFKYAYTVSPWTNPTIASIFTGQFPQAIFPTAVHEEAITQVLPKELNTTAELLKANGYKTIALIDHPGIGPELQYDQGFDVFVKLFEKGNFGQWSRTDVDYVLKEFNEQMDAARGKRVFLYLHLVYPHMPYRPPPPYDTMFGTGFTKLSQEERQGIINMYDGEIRQTDDAIGRINKELQKRKLTDETYVLVTSDHGEAFWEHGRFTHGNSYFDEVLRIALVITGPRNAVKPAQISEPVSNIDIFPTILHLASVEPPQGTPGKSLLRYATDSSRAPEPGFIFSENASSKDIHSTACLRQNRKYVHEPGVPNNPHLLYDLSRDPEEKRNLAAEGVLYSDLQKRMLEHLQENKNRRSRLSVKSVEPDDETKERLRALGYVDEN; encoded by the coding sequence ATGGTTCGTAGGTTACTCGAATTGTGTTGCCTGGTTGCTCTCCTTAGCGTCGAATGCCGGAGTCACGAGACCCGAAAGCCACATATTCTTCTGATCCTGATGGATACATTGCGAGCCGATCATCTTGGCTGCTACGGTTACTCGCGGAATACATCCCCTAATATTGATGCAATGGCGCAAAACGGAATTTTTTTCAAGTATGCCTATACGGTTTCTCCATGGACCAACCCCACAATTGCTTCCATATTTACAGGACAATTTCCGCAGGCAATCTTCCCTACCGCCGTACATGAAGAAGCGATCACTCAAGTTCTGCCAAAGGAACTGAACACCACGGCTGAACTACTGAAAGCGAACGGGTATAAGACGATTGCTTTGATAGATCATCCCGGCATTGGTCCAGAGCTGCAATACGATCAGGGTTTTGATGTTTTTGTTAAGCTGTTCGAAAAAGGAAACTTTGGACAATGGAGCCGAACGGATGTGGATTATGTGTTGAAAGAATTCAACGAACAAATGGACGCTGCGCGCGGAAAAAGAGTTTTCCTCTACTTGCATCTGGTCTATCCGCACATGCCCTACAGGCCTCCTCCACCTTACGACACAATGTTCGGCACCGGATTCACGAAGCTTTCACAGGAAGAGAGACAGGGGATTATCAATATGTATGATGGCGAAATCCGCCAGACCGACGATGCCATCGGCAGGATCAACAAGGAGCTTCAGAAAAGAAAATTAACCGATGAAACTTATGTTCTTGTCACGTCCGATCATGGGGAAGCCTTTTGGGAGCATGGCCGTTTTACGCACGGAAATTCGTATTTCGATGAAGTTCTTCGAATAGCCCTCGTCATCACCGGACCCCGCAACGCTGTAAAACCGGCGCAGATCTCTGAGCCGGTCAGCAACATCGACATCTTTCCTACAATTTTGCATCTGGCTTCAGTGGAGCCTCCGCAAGGAACTCCAGGAAAAAGTTTGTTGCGTTACGCGACAGATTCTTCGCGCGCGCCTGAGCCGGGATTCATTTTTAGCGAAAATGCAAGTTCAAAAGATATTCATTCCACCGCTTGTTTGCGTCAGAACAGAAAATACGTTCACGAGCCAGGCGTTCCAAACAATCCACATCTCCTCTATGATCTTTCCAGGGATCCCGAAGAAAAGCGCAATCTCGCTGCGGAGGGAGTCCTTTACTCAGATTTGCAGAAGCGCATGCTGGAGCATCTCCAGGAGAATAAGAACCGGAGATCCAGGCTTAGCGTGAAGAGTGTAGAGCCGGACGATGAAACGAAAGAGCGTCTGCGAGCGCTCGGATACGTCGATGAAAATTAG
- a CDS encoding methyltransferase domain-containing protein, which translates to MKIRLLDLVVCPDCKEPLQVRPGAESGEEILEGSLHCPRGHSYPIVNGIPRFVPAEFYAESFGFQWNRFSKVQLDVFNDTRESEETFLEKTNFDVTGLPGKLVLDAGTGAGRFADVVSRMQAEVVGVDLSTAVEAAYSNLGDRPNAHFVQADIFRLPFREKIFDRIFSIGVLHHTPDTRKAFHSLVPLLKPEGEIAIWVYSCHSELRKISDTLRKGTVRMPRKLLFYASTIAIPLYYLKPLRLVFQGIFRLCMHKNWRWRWLDTFDYFSPKYQWKHTYPEVFSWFREAGLSEITPLPAAVSMKGKAGL; encoded by the coding sequence ATGAAAATTAGACTCCTCGACCTGGTGGTTTGTCCGGATTGCAAAGAGCCACTGCAGGTTCGGCCAGGCGCGGAATCAGGAGAGGAAATTCTAGAAGGCTCTCTTCACTGCCCCCGCGGACACAGTTACCCGATCGTCAATGGAATCCCGAGATTTGTTCCGGCCGAATTCTATGCGGAGAGTTTCGGTTTTCAATGGAATCGTTTTTCAAAGGTTCAACTGGATGTGTTTAATGACACAAGGGAATCAGAAGAGACATTCCTGGAAAAAACAAATTTCGATGTGACCGGATTGCCGGGCAAACTGGTGTTGGACGCCGGCACCGGCGCGGGGCGTTTCGCGGATGTTGTTTCCAGAATGCAAGCTGAGGTAGTCGGTGTGGATTTATCCACTGCCGTGGAAGCCGCATATTCCAATCTTGGAGATCGACCGAATGCTCACTTTGTGCAGGCAGATATTTTCCGGCTTCCTTTCAGAGAAAAAATATTCGACCGGATTTTCTCCATTGGAGTTTTGCATCACACGCCGGATACGCGAAAAGCATTTCACTCGTTGGTTCCGCTTTTAAAGCCCGAAGGAGAAATCGCAATCTGGGTGTACAGCTGTCACTCGGAGCTGAGAAAAATCAGCGACACTTTGCGAAAAGGGACCGTAAGAATGCCGCGAAAACTACTTTTTTACGCGTCTACGATAGCGATACCACTGTATTATTTAAAACCTCTTCGTCTTGTTTTTCAGGGAATATTTCGGCTGTGCATGCACAAAAACTGGCGATGGCGCTGGCTGGATACCTTTGATTATTTCAGTCCGAAATATCAGTGGAAACATACTTATCCTGAAGTTTTCTCCTGGTTTCGGGAAGCAGGCTTGTCAGAAATCACGCCGCTTCCCGCGGCCGTATCGATGAAAGGCAAAGCCGGTTTGTAA